One stretch of Quadrisphaera setariae DNA includes these proteins:
- a CDS encoding sugar ABC transporter substrate-binding protein, producing MSESTSTRRPRSGRRARRSLATCAVLAAGVLVLSACGGSGFSDTGSQGSSDGASGGGQLQVLIGSSGQAETTAVTDAVAAWSKESGTPARVSAASDLAQELSQGFAAKTPPDVFYVSSDLFNSYAASGALEAYGDQLSNADDFYPVLKQAFTRDGKLYCAPKDFSTLALVINTDLWTKAGLTDADIPTTWDQLKTVAQKLTGNGVVGLSTSAEYSRLGAFMAEAGGGLVEDGKATADSAQNVEALKYVQSLMADGSYKFAADLGAGWGGEAFGTGKAAMTIEGNWLVGSMASDYPDVEYEVVELPAGPAGKGTLTFTNCWGVAADSKNKEAAVKLVEDLTSSDQQLSFAKAFGVMPSLQSAAQPFQQEFPAQAAFLAGASYATAVPNQEGVSDVITDLNSQLEGLANGDPQAILQRTQTNLETALKSSGS from the coding sequence ATGTCCGAGAGCACCTCCACCCGCCGCCCGCGCTCCGGGCGCCGCGCCCGCCGGTCCCTCGCGACCTGCGCGGTCCTGGCCGCCGGCGTCCTGGTGCTGTCCGCCTGCGGCGGCAGCGGCTTCAGCGACACCGGCTCGCAGGGCTCCTCCGACGGCGCGAGCGGTGGCGGCCAGCTGCAGGTGCTCATCGGCTCCTCCGGCCAGGCCGAGACCACCGCCGTCACCGACGCCGTGGCCGCCTGGAGCAAGGAGTCGGGCACGCCGGCCCGCGTCAGCGCCGCCTCCGACCTCGCGCAGGAGCTCAGCCAGGGATTCGCCGCGAAGACCCCGCCGGACGTCTTCTACGTCTCCTCCGACCTGTTCAACTCCTACGCCGCCAGCGGCGCGCTGGAGGCGTACGGGGACCAGCTGAGCAACGCCGACGACTTCTACCCGGTGCTCAAGCAGGCCTTCACCCGCGACGGGAAGCTGTACTGCGCCCCGAAGGACTTCTCCACCCTCGCGCTGGTCATCAACACCGACCTGTGGACGAAGGCCGGCCTGACCGACGCCGACATCCCCACCACGTGGGACCAGCTGAAGACCGTCGCGCAGAAGCTCACCGGGAACGGCGTCGTCGGGCTGTCGACCTCGGCGGAGTACTCCCGCCTCGGCGCCTTCATGGCCGAGGCCGGTGGCGGCCTGGTGGAGGACGGCAAGGCCACCGCCGACAGCGCCCAGAACGTCGAGGCGCTGAAGTACGTCCAGTCGCTCATGGCGGACGGGTCGTACAAGTTCGCCGCGGACCTCGGCGCGGGCTGGGGCGGGGAGGCGTTCGGCACCGGCAAGGCCGCCATGACCATCGAGGGCAACTGGCTGGTCGGGTCGATGGCCAGCGACTACCCGGACGTGGAGTACGAGGTGGTCGAGCTGCCCGCCGGCCCGGCCGGCAAGGGCACGCTGACGTTCACCAACTGCTGGGGCGTCGCCGCGGACAGCAAGAACAAGGAGGCCGCGGTCAAGCTCGTCGAGGACCTGACCTCCTCCGACCAGCAGCTCTCCTTCGCCAAGGCGTTCGGCGTCATGCCGTCGCTGCAGAGCGCGGCGCAGCCGTTCCAGCAGGAGTTCCCCGCGCAGGCGGCCTTCCTCGCCGGAGCGTCCTACGCCACCGCGGTGCCCAACCAGGAGGGCGTCTCCGACGTCATCACCGACCTGAACTCCCAGCTCGAGGGCCTCGCGAACGGTGACCCGCAGGCGATCCTGCAGCGCACCCAGACCAACCTCGAGACCGCCCTGAAGAGCTCGGGGAGCTGA
- a CDS encoding LacI family DNA-binding transcriptional regulator → MASTDDRATLVSVARAAGVSRQTVSNALHAPDKVAPETLERVLAAVTELGYRPSLAARQLRTNRARTLGLRLMHWDGGISGSVLDRFLHSLVDEAQGRGYRVVLFTADDDAGEVSRYDELLSTGQIDGFVLTSTHHGDARTAWLLERGVPFATFGRPWPTPGSGEPVRTDHCWVDVDGAAGTRAATEHLLATGHAAPAYLGWPDGSGTGEDRRRGWARALADAGVSPAATVELQVPDSTGAAFEAVSAVLTGAGTGPSAVVCASDTLALGARGAASRLGRPLEVVGFDDTPVAAAIGVSSVAQPVGEAATLAVDLLLAQVEAGPDGPPPPQQHLLAPRLVVRHGP, encoded by the coding sequence GTGGCCAGCACGGACGACCGCGCCACCCTGGTCAGCGTCGCCCGCGCCGCGGGCGTCTCCCGGCAGACGGTGAGCAACGCCCTCCACGCGCCCGACAAGGTGGCTCCCGAGACCCTCGAGCGCGTCCTGGCAGCGGTGACCGAGCTCGGCTACCGGCCGTCGCTGGCGGCGCGGCAGCTGCGGACCAACCGCGCCCGCACGCTCGGGCTGCGCCTCATGCACTGGGACGGCGGCATCAGCGGCTCGGTGCTCGACAGGTTCCTGCACTCCCTCGTCGACGAGGCGCAGGGCCGCGGGTACCGGGTGGTGCTGTTCACCGCGGACGACGACGCCGGCGAGGTCTCCCGATACGACGAGCTGCTCTCCACGGGCCAGATCGACGGGTTCGTGCTCACCAGCACCCACCACGGCGACGCCCGCACCGCCTGGCTGCTGGAGCGCGGCGTCCCGTTCGCCACCTTCGGCCGCCCCTGGCCCACGCCCGGCTCGGGCGAGCCGGTGCGCACCGACCACTGCTGGGTGGACGTCGACGGCGCCGCCGGCACCCGGGCCGCCACCGAGCACCTCCTCGCCACCGGGCACGCCGCGCCCGCCTACCTCGGGTGGCCGGACGGCTCGGGCACCGGCGAGGACCGCCGGCGCGGCTGGGCGCGGGCGCTGGCCGACGCGGGGGTCTCCCCCGCCGCGACCGTGGAGCTGCAGGTGCCCGACTCCACCGGTGCCGCCTTCGAGGCCGTCAGCGCCGTCCTCACCGGCGCCGGCACGGGCCCCAGCGCCGTGGTGTGCGCGAGCGACACCCTCGCCCTGGGCGCCCGCGGCGCGGCGTCACGGCTGGGCCGGCCGCTGGAGGTGGTCGGCTTCGACGACACCCCGGTCGCTGCCGCGATCGGCGTCTCCAGCGTGGCGCAGCCGGTCGGTGAGGCCGCGACCCTCGCCGTCGACCTGCTCCTCGCCCAGGTGGAGGCGGGGCCGGACGGTCCCCCTCCCCCGCAGCAGCACCTGCTGGCACCCCGGCTGGTGGTCCGGCACGGCCCCTGA
- a CDS encoding amino acid permease has protein sequence MSTRTDDQTAGGGHGGGHGGGLQKGLSQRHLTMIAIGGVIGAGLFVGSGEVIRTTGPGAFLTYALTGVLVILVMRMLGEMATANPGTGSFSDYARSALGNWAGFSTAWLYWYFWVIVVGFEAVAGARIIQLYVDVPLWLVSLVLMVLMTVTNLVSVRSFGEFEYWFAGIKVAAIVLFLLLGGLFVLGVWPGASMDFSGLTNGAQGSTGFFPNGVGAVFSSIVVVVFSMVGAEIATIAAAESKDPVKAVARATRSVVVRVAIFFVGSIFLLVCIVPWDSEELRASPYAAALGAMGIPYAPLVMNLVVLTAVLSCLNSGLYTASRMLFVLADRHEAPKALVRLGPGGVPRAAILTSTVVGFLCVIAAAIDPEGVFLFLLNSSGAVILFVYLLIAVSQLVLRRRTDPEKLVVKMWLFPVLTVVAIVAILAILVAMGFNDGTRTQLFLSLGSWAVLLLLFAVTAGRRRAARERQRSAAS, from the coding sequence ATGAGCACGCGCACCGACGACCAGACCGCGGGCGGCGGCCACGGGGGTGGCCACGGGGGCGGTCTCCAGAAGGGCCTGAGCCAGCGCCACCTCACGATGATCGCCATCGGCGGCGTCATCGGGGCCGGCCTGTTCGTGGGGTCGGGCGAGGTCATCCGCACCACCGGACCGGGGGCGTTCCTCACCTACGCCCTCACCGGCGTGCTGGTCATCCTCGTCATGCGGATGCTGGGGGAGATGGCCACGGCCAACCCCGGCACGGGCTCGTTCAGCGACTACGCCCGCTCGGCCCTGGGGAACTGGGCGGGCTTCTCCACCGCGTGGCTCTACTGGTACTTCTGGGTCATCGTCGTCGGCTTCGAGGCCGTGGCCGGCGCCCGGATCATCCAGCTGTACGTCGACGTCCCGCTGTGGCTCGTCTCGCTCGTGCTCATGGTGCTCATGACCGTGACCAACCTCGTCTCGGTGCGCTCCTTCGGGGAGTTCGAGTACTGGTTCGCCGGCATCAAGGTCGCGGCGATCGTGCTGTTCCTCCTGCTGGGCGGCCTGTTCGTGCTCGGGGTGTGGCCAGGGGCGTCGATGGACTTCTCCGGCCTCACCAACGGCGCGCAGGGCAGCACGGGCTTCTTCCCCAACGGGGTCGGGGCGGTCTTCAGCTCGATCGTCGTCGTCGTCTTCTCGATGGTCGGGGCGGAGATCGCGACGATCGCGGCCGCGGAGTCGAAGGACCCGGTCAAGGCCGTCGCCCGCGCCACCCGCAGCGTGGTGGTCCGCGTGGCGATCTTCTTCGTCGGCTCGATCTTCCTGCTCGTGTGCATCGTCCCGTGGGACTCCGAGGAGCTGCGGGCCTCGCCGTACGCCGCGGCCCTCGGCGCGATGGGCATCCCCTACGCGCCGCTGGTGATGAACCTCGTGGTGCTCACGGCCGTGCTGAGCTGCCTGAACTCCGGCCTCTACACGGCGTCGCGGATGCTCTTCGTGCTCGCTGACCGGCACGAGGCGCCGAAGGCGCTGGTGCGCCTCGGTCCCGGCGGCGTCCCGCGGGCGGCCATCCTCACCTCCACGGTGGTCGGGTTCCTGTGCGTCATCGCGGCCGCCATCGACCCCGAGGGCGTCTTCCTGTTCCTGCTGAACTCCTCGGGCGCCGTGATCCTCTTCGTCTACCTGCTGATCGCCGTGAGCCAGCTGGTGCTGCGCCGGCGCACCGACCCCGAGAAGCTCGTCGTGAAGATGTGGCTCTTCCCGGTGCTGACGGTCGTCGCGATCGTCGCGATCCTGGCCATCCTCGTGGCGATGGGCTTCAACGACGGCACGCGCACGCAGCTGTTCCTGAGCCTGGGCAGCTGGGCGGTGCTCCTCCTGCTGTTCGCCGTGACGGCGGGCCGGCGCCGCGCCGCCCGGGAGCGTCAGAGGTCAGCGGCATCATGA
- a CDS encoding amino acid permease, translated as MSLWRTKSVEASIADTEEPEHSLKKGLGALDLVVFGVGVSVGAGIFVLTGTAAATNAGPAVALSFVIAAVACALAAVCYAEFASTVPVAGSAYTFSFATLGELVAWTIGWDLVLEFVVGAAAVSTSFSAYLQVVLGQVGITLPAAVSGVEDGVVNLPAALLVLALTAVIATGIKLSSRLNQVLTAIKVGVVLLVIVVGAFYVSTANWSPFVPPSQGSGGSGGGEESALTTPLVQTLFGLEPSVFGVGGVVAAAALVFFAFIGFDVVATTAEETRRPQRDVPIGILGSLAVVTVLYVAVSLIVTGVRPYTEIDPDDGAPLATAFTAIGVGWMGSVVAVGACLGLIAVTMILIIGQTRVAFAMARDGLLPRSLARTDPRTGTPVRITVITGTVIAVLAAFVPLSELSLLVNIGTLFAFILVSVGVVVLRRTRPDLQRSFRVPVVGLVASLSVLACLYLMLNLTLETWLRFLVWMALGYVVYFAYARRHSVLARHPERTGTSTHDERTRR; from the coding sequence GTGAGTCTGTGGCGCACCAAGTCCGTCGAGGCGTCGATCGCCGACACCGAGGAACCCGAGCACTCCCTCAAGAAGGGCCTCGGTGCCCTCGACCTCGTGGTCTTCGGGGTGGGCGTCAGCGTGGGGGCCGGCATCTTCGTGCTCACGGGCACGGCGGCCGCCACGAACGCCGGACCGGCGGTGGCGCTGTCCTTCGTCATCGCTGCGGTCGCGTGCGCGCTCGCCGCGGTCTGCTACGCCGAGTTCGCCAGCACCGTCCCCGTGGCGGGCAGCGCGTACACCTTCTCCTTCGCCACCCTCGGCGAGCTGGTGGCGTGGACCATCGGGTGGGACCTCGTGCTCGAGTTCGTGGTCGGTGCGGCCGCGGTGTCGACGTCCTTCTCCGCCTACCTCCAGGTCGTGCTCGGGCAGGTCGGGATCACCCTGCCGGCGGCGGTCTCCGGTGTCGAGGACGGGGTGGTCAACCTGCCCGCAGCCCTGCTGGTGCTCGCCCTCACCGCCGTCATCGCCACCGGCATCAAGCTCTCCAGCCGGCTCAACCAGGTGCTCACCGCCATCAAGGTGGGCGTGGTGCTGCTCGTCATCGTCGTCGGCGCCTTCTACGTCTCCACCGCCAACTGGTCGCCCTTCGTCCCGCCGTCGCAGGGCTCGGGCGGGTCGGGCGGCGGTGAGGAGAGCGCCCTCACCACGCCGCTCGTGCAGACGCTGTTCGGCCTGGAGCCCTCGGTCTTCGGCGTGGGCGGCGTGGTCGCCGCGGCCGCGCTGGTCTTCTTCGCCTTCATCGGCTTCGACGTGGTGGCGACCACCGCCGAGGAGACCCGCCGGCCGCAGCGCGACGTGCCCATCGGCATCCTCGGGTCCCTGGCCGTCGTCACCGTGCTGTACGTCGCGGTGTCGCTCATCGTCACCGGGGTCCGGCCGTACACCGAGATCGACCCCGACGACGGCGCTCCGCTCGCCACCGCCTTCACCGCCATCGGGGTGGGCTGGATGGGCTCGGTCGTGGCCGTGGGCGCCTGCCTGGGCCTCATCGCCGTCACGATGATCCTCATCATCGGGCAGACCCGGGTCGCCTTCGCCATGGCCCGCGACGGCCTGCTGCCGCGCTCGCTGGCGCGCACCGACCCCCGCACGGGCACCCCGGTGCGCATCACGGTCATCACCGGCACCGTCATCGCGGTGCTGGCGGCGTTCGTCCCGCTGTCCGAGCTCAGCCTGCTGGTCAACATCGGCACCCTGTTCGCCTTCATCCTCGTCTCGGTGGGCGTGGTGGTGCTGCGGCGCACCCGGCCCGACCTGCAGCGCTCGTTCCGGGTGCCGGTGGTGGGCCTGGTCGCGTCGCTGTCCGTGCTCGCCTGCCTCTACCTGATGCTCAACCTCACGCTGGAGACGTGGCTGCGCTTCCTGGTCTGGATGGCGCTCGGCTACGTCGTGTACTTCGCCTACGCCCGCCGGCACAGCGTCCTGGCACGGCACCCCGAGCGGACCGGCACCAGCACCCACGACGAGAGGACGCGACGATGA
- the dxs gene encoding 1-deoxy-D-xylulose-5-phosphate synthase translates to MGLLPQITSPRDLRRLSVAEVRELAEELRTFLVREVSRTGGHLGPNLGVVELTLAIHRTFDSPRDTVVFDTGHQAYVHKLLTGRQDFSGLRKRGGLAGYPSREESVHDVVENSHASTSLSWAHGIAQGFALQGQADRHVVAVIGDGALTGGMAWEALNNIAADVDRRLVVVVNDNGRSYAPTIGGMAHHLATLRTTRGYERFLEWGKATLARGGAPGRMAYDTLHGMKKGLKDFVAPQGLFEDLGMKYIGPVDGHDVEALEHALGRAKAFSGPVIVHAMTRKGNGFSAAETDEADRFHAVGVIDPDTGQSLAPSGGAPTWTKVFAEEMVEVGRRRPDVVGITAAMLIPVGLHRFAAEHPDRVIDVGIAEQHATTAAAGLAFTGLHPVVAVYSTFLNRAFDQVLLDVALHRAGVTFVLDRAGITGDDGPSHHGIWDMSLLAPVPGLRLAAPRDAATLREELAEALDVDDAPTVLRFSKGAAPESVPALERLGGAGGVDVLARTGTPGERAEQGQRDVLVVAVGAFAPLALEVADRLAAHGISATVVDPRWVLPVSPLVVDLARDHRLVLTVEDGVRTGGVGSATAQALADAGLDVPTSAVGVPVRFWEHGSRAQVLAAAGLTAQDIARGVAERIAGLSDGPGAGAGAVGPGAPVAERG, encoded by the coding sequence GTGGGCCTGCTGCCGCAGATCACGAGTCCGCGCGACCTTCGCCGCCTCAGCGTCGCCGAGGTGCGCGAGCTGGCCGAGGAGCTGCGCACCTTCCTCGTGCGCGAGGTCAGCCGCACCGGCGGGCACCTGGGGCCCAACCTCGGGGTGGTGGAGCTGACCCTCGCCATCCACCGCACGTTCGACTCCCCGCGCGACACCGTCGTCTTCGACACCGGCCACCAGGCCTACGTGCACAAGCTCCTGACCGGCCGGCAGGACTTCTCCGGCCTGCGCAAGCGCGGCGGCCTGGCGGGCTACCCCAGCCGCGAGGAGTCCGTGCACGACGTCGTGGAGAACTCCCACGCCTCCACCTCGCTGAGCTGGGCGCACGGCATCGCTCAGGGCTTCGCGCTGCAGGGGCAGGCCGACCGGCACGTCGTCGCCGTCATCGGAGACGGCGCGCTCACCGGCGGCATGGCCTGGGAGGCGCTGAACAACATCGCCGCCGACGTCGACCGGCGCCTCGTCGTCGTCGTCAACGACAACGGCCGCTCCTACGCGCCGACCATCGGCGGCATGGCCCACCACCTCGCCACGCTGCGCACCACGCGCGGCTACGAGCGCTTCCTCGAGTGGGGCAAGGCCACCCTCGCCCGCGGCGGCGCGCCGGGCCGGATGGCCTACGACACCCTCCACGGGATGAAGAAGGGCCTCAAGGACTTCGTGGCCCCCCAGGGCCTCTTCGAGGACCTCGGCATGAAGTACATCGGCCCGGTGGACGGGCACGACGTCGAGGCGCTCGAGCACGCGCTCGGCCGGGCGAAGGCGTTCAGCGGGCCGGTGATCGTCCACGCGATGACCCGCAAGGGCAACGGCTTCTCCGCCGCCGAGACCGACGAGGCCGACAGGTTCCACGCCGTCGGCGTCATCGACCCCGACACCGGCCAGTCCCTGGCCCCCTCCGGCGGCGCGCCGACGTGGACCAAGGTCTTCGCCGAGGAGATGGTCGAGGTCGGCCGCCGCCGTCCCGACGTCGTCGGCATCACCGCCGCGATGCTCATCCCGGTGGGCCTGCACCGCTTCGCCGCCGAGCACCCCGACCGCGTCATCGACGTGGGGATCGCCGAGCAGCACGCCACGACGGCCGCCGCCGGCCTGGCGTTCACCGGCCTGCACCCCGTGGTGGCCGTCTACTCGACGTTCCTCAACCGCGCCTTCGACCAGGTGCTGCTCGACGTCGCCCTCCACCGCGCGGGCGTGACCTTCGTGCTCGACAGGGCCGGCATCACCGGCGACGACGGCCCCAGCCACCACGGCATCTGGGACATGAGCCTGCTCGCCCCCGTGCCCGGCCTGCGCCTGGCCGCTCCGCGCGACGCGGCGACGCTGCGCGAGGAGCTCGCCGAGGCCCTCGACGTCGACGACGCCCCCACCGTCCTGCGCTTCTCCAAGGGCGCCGCCCCCGAGTCCGTCCCGGCCCTGGAGCGCCTCGGCGGCGCCGGAGGCGTCGACGTGCTCGCCCGCACCGGAACCCCCGGTGAGCGGGCGGAGCAGGGCCAGCGCGACGTGCTCGTGGTGGCGGTCGGCGCGTTCGCGCCGCTGGCCCTCGAGGTGGCCGACAGGCTCGCCGCCCACGGCATCAGCGCCACCGTCGTCGACCCCCGCTGGGTGCTCCCGGTGTCGCCGCTCGTCGTCGACCTCGCCCGGGACCACCGGCTCGTGCTCACCGTCGAGGACGGCGTGCGGACCGGGGGTGTGGGCTCGGCCACCGCGCAGGCGCTCGCGGACGCCGGCCTCGACGTCCCCACCAGTGCCGTGGGTGTGCCCGTGCGGTTCTGGGAGCACGGCAGCCGCGCCCAGGTGCTCGCCGCCGCAGGGCTGACCGCCCAGGACATCGCGCGGGGCGTCGCCGAGCGCATCGCCGGCCTGTCCGACGGCCCCGGAGCCGGAGCCGGTGCTGTCGGCCCCGGCGCGCCGGTGGCCGAGCGGGGCTGA
- a CDS encoding amylo-alpha-1,6-glucosidase, whose amino-acid sequence MSSGHSHLLEAQPAPAPSAPGGRMLQPWLHDLVAALAPPVQLWCGPGGPVGSLTSAVPVPSASAQGAQGLWCGDVRVLCALVATVGGSAPTPVLAAPDGADGQLVVSVARGLGDDAPDPTVRLEQHRRVSPDGLVEDLVLVSSARTPVSTEVTVHLAADLVAMDVVKGGRSAPAVAPRQDDDGGVGWQRDGVSAQVVAPGAAVVVRGAVAELTWRVDLAPGQRWSASWRLDARDAGAVVAGAPRAGWADQLGVASGDQRLARWVARSLEDLEALRMRTTGGDAGPMGDDVFMAAGAPWYFTLFGRDSLWSARMLLPLGTDLAASTLRVLAARQGTEDDPATGEEPGKVLHELRRAASEAEQAGGTAFLPPVYYGTVDATSLWVCLLHDAWRWGLPAADVEPLLPHLEAALEWMATAAERGGGFLRYAGAGSGTGLANQGWKDSGDAVQWSDGRLAAGPIALCEVQGYAHEAAVGAAALLDAFGRAGGQRWRAWAAELAVRFRERFWVEGELGRHVAIALDASGAPVDSVTSNPGHLLGTGLLTPAESALVARRLVQPDLAEGRGLRTMSSLMAGYSPLSYHGGSVWTHDTAIAITGAARDGHAEAVAVLSAGLLDAAEAFGYRVPELHGGEARSGPGGVPAPVPYPASCRPQAWSAASAVAVLTALLGVRPDVPGGRLSVAPVPGAPFGALRACGLQVAGSPLRVAVEDGSVSVSGEGAEGLTVTA is encoded by the coding sequence GTGAGCTCCGGCCACTCCCACCTGCTCGAGGCGCAGCCCGCGCCGGCCCCCTCCGCACCGGGTGGGCGGATGCTCCAGCCCTGGCTGCACGACCTCGTCGCCGCCCTGGCGCCGCCCGTGCAGCTGTGGTGCGGACCGGGCGGTCCCGTGGGCTCCCTGACCTCCGCGGTACCGGTCCCGTCGGCCTCCGCGCAGGGGGCGCAGGGCCTGTGGTGCGGTGACGTGCGGGTGCTCTGCGCGCTGGTGGCCACGGTCGGCGGCTCCGCTCCGACCCCCGTGCTCGCCGCGCCCGACGGCGCAGACGGCCAGCTCGTGGTGTCCGTGGCCCGCGGTCTCGGCGACGACGCCCCGGACCCCACCGTGCGCCTGGAGCAGCACCGCCGCGTCAGCCCCGACGGGCTCGTGGAGGACCTGGTGCTCGTCAGCTCCGCGCGCACGCCCGTGAGCACCGAGGTGACCGTGCACCTGGCCGCCGACCTCGTGGCCATGGACGTGGTCAAGGGCGGACGCAGCGCGCCCGCCGTGGCACCCCGGCAGGACGACGACGGCGGGGTCGGCTGGCAGCGCGACGGCGTGAGCGCGCAGGTGGTGGCCCCCGGCGCCGCCGTCGTCGTCCGCGGAGCGGTCGCCGAGCTCACCTGGCGCGTGGACCTGGCGCCGGGCCAGCGGTGGAGCGCCTCCTGGCGGCTCGACGCACGCGACGCGGGGGCCGTCGTGGCCGGGGCCCCCCGCGCCGGCTGGGCCGACCAGCTGGGCGTCGCCAGCGGCGACCAGCGCCTGGCGCGGTGGGTCGCGCGGTCGCTGGAGGACCTCGAGGCGCTGCGGATGCGCACCACGGGTGGCGACGCGGGGCCGATGGGTGACGACGTCTTCATGGCCGCCGGCGCGCCCTGGTACTTCACGCTCTTCGGGCGCGACTCGCTGTGGTCGGCGCGGATGCTGCTGCCGCTGGGCACCGACCTGGCCGCGTCCACGCTGCGCGTGCTCGCCGCGCGCCAGGGGACGGAGGACGACCCGGCCACCGGCGAGGAGCCGGGCAAGGTCCTCCACGAGTTGCGCCGCGCCGCCAGCGAGGCCGAGCAGGCCGGCGGCACCGCCTTCCTGCCGCCGGTCTACTACGGCACCGTCGACGCGACGTCGCTGTGGGTGTGCCTGCTGCACGACGCGTGGCGCTGGGGCCTGCCCGCCGCTGACGTCGAGCCGCTGCTGCCGCACCTGGAGGCGGCGCTGGAGTGGATGGCCACCGCGGCCGAGCGCGGCGGCGGCTTCCTGCGCTACGCCGGAGCGGGGTCGGGCACGGGGCTGGCCAACCAGGGCTGGAAGGACTCCGGCGACGCCGTCCAGTGGTCCGACGGGCGCCTGGCCGCCGGACCGATCGCGCTGTGCGAGGTGCAGGGCTACGCCCACGAGGCGGCGGTCGGCGCCGCGGCCCTCCTCGACGCGTTCGGGCGCGCCGGCGGACAGCGGTGGCGGGCGTGGGCCGCCGAGCTCGCGGTGCGCTTCCGCGAGCGGTTCTGGGTGGAGGGCGAGCTGGGGCGCCACGTGGCGATCGCGCTCGACGCCTCCGGGGCGCCGGTGGACTCGGTCACCTCCAACCCGGGCCACCTCCTGGGGACCGGTCTGCTCACGCCGGCGGAGTCCGCGCTGGTGGCGCGCCGCCTCGTGCAGCCCGACCTGGCCGAGGGCCGGGGGCTGCGCACGATGAGCTCGCTCATGGCCGGGTACTCCCCGCTGAGCTACCACGGCGGGTCGGTGTGGACCCACGACACCGCCATCGCCATCACCGGCGCCGCCCGCGACGGGCACGCCGAGGCCGTGGCGGTGCTGTCCGCCGGGCTGCTCGACGCCGCGGAGGCGTTCGGCTACCGGGTGCCCGAGCTGCACGGCGGGGAGGCCCGCTCTGGGCCCGGCGGTGTGCCGGCACCGGTGCCCTACCCGGCGTCGTGCCGCCCGCAGGCCTGGTCGGCGGCCTCAGCGGTGGCGGTGCTCACCGCGCTGCTGGGCGTCCGCCCCGACGTGCCCGGCGGGCGGCTGTCCGTGGCGCCGGTGCCCGGGGCGCCGTTCGGGGCGCTGCGGGCGTGCGGCCTGCAGGTGGCCGGCTCACCGCTGCGCGTGGCCGTGGAGGACGGGTCGGTGAGCGTCTCGGGCGAGGGGGCCGAGGGCCTGACCGTCACGGCCTGA